A region of Anticarsia gemmatalis isolate Benzon Research Colony breed Stoneville strain chromosome 18, ilAntGemm2 primary, whole genome shotgun sequence DNA encodes the following proteins:
- the LOC142980635 gene encoding uncharacterized protein LOC142980635, which yields MAAGGRTPKQRRFEMSAGMALRASNTPRRRRGSCKCLFGAPDRDETRRLMAEQYARERKRFIRRFNFDIETECTYKSAKLDSPVKFCEEDKENSESPVRMATDALACVGNTDLRVLGSPSRRSAAGSSASSPRTPRTPRTPRASRTPRTPRTPASRRQLQMTDYWTLRKHADAASSDKEN from the coding sequence ATGGCAGCCGGAGGACGTACACCCAAGCAGAGGAGGTTCGAGATGTCAGCAGGGATGGCGCTCAGGGCATCCAACACCCCAAGAAGGAGACGCGGGAGCTGCAAGTGTTTATTCGGGGCGCCGGACAGGGACGAGACGAGGCGGCTAATGGCCGAGCAGTACGCAAGGGAGAGGAAGCGCTTCATCAGACGCTTCAATTTCGACATTGAGACAGAATGCACGTACAAATCTGCGAAGTTGGATTCACCGGTGAAGTTCTGTGAGGAAGACAAGGAGAATTCTGAGAGCCCGGTGCGGATGGCGACCGACGCGCTGGCGTGTGTTGGGAACACGGACTTGAGGGTGCTGGGCTCACCTTCGCGTCGAAGTGCTGCTGGCAGTTCAGCCAGCTCACCCCGCACCCCGCGCACCCCACGAACACCCCGTGCGTCGCGAACCCCGCGCACCCCCCGCACCCCCGCGTCCAGGAGACAGCTGCAAATGACAG